The Oryza sativa Japonica Group chromosome 11, ASM3414082v1 DNA window TTTAGCAACAATTGGCTCTCTAAAATAATCAAATGTGGGGATCATGTTATATGCATTCATGTCTGAAATAGTGATCCAATGCTTCATGATCATTTTAAATGGATAAGCATTTCTTAGGATCATTCTGCATGTAGCTGTCTAGCTTAGGCATGTTAAACATGCTATATGATAACTGCAGAGCATGTGCAATGATCTGCTTGAGAGACCAGCTGGTCATTCAACAGACCTCAGATCAAGAAATTCAGTGCTcgttttcttattttatttcactagtAGTTTGCTGATCTGTATTTTGAACTAAGCACCCGTGCAGATACACGCACACTGTCACCAATAGTTGAGACATCGTATATTCTGAAGCTCAATTATTGATGTCTACTGCATTGGAGTGATAGAGCATCTGTTTGTCTTGGAGGCAGACAAACTTGCTCCATGATTGCAAGCAATGGAGGTTGGATTAGTAGCTTAGATAACTTGTCAATTCCATTGCATAATTTGCATTTGGTTCTTGACTATAAATACAGTGCCATCCATGAAGGTTGGGCACCAGCAAAGTACTACATCtgttcttccttctctcttcaATCTCAAACAAGAATCATCATACCATTCACTAGAAACATGGCTTGCCATCAAAGATCTTCAAGTCTTCCTTCAGGGCCTCACTCAACTGTGGCCAAAGTTGAAGAAGAACTCCAGGGTCTAAAAGCACACATCTCTTCGCCTTCCGTGACCGTCGCCGCAATATGTGATGGCTTGAGGAAGCTTGGAGATGTGTACAACAGCATAGAGGGGATCATGTGCTTGCCCAGCAACCAAGTTGGCCTCTCCTTGCCCCAGcagaagcaaatggttgaggAAGAGCTTGACAGGTCCCTTGTTCTGATTGATCTGTGCAACTCCATGCAAGAGAACTTATCAGAGCTGAAGATGAGCATCCTGGAATTGCAGCTGGTCCTCAAGAGAGGAGATCATGCAGCTATTCAGCTCAAGTTTGAGTCTTTTGTTCGTATAGCGAGGAAGGCGCAAAAGCCTTTCAAGAAGACAGGCAGCAAGGCAACTGCTGAATGTTGCAATTTGGTTAGGATAATGGCTGAAGCCAGAGAGATGGCTGTCTCTTTGCTTGATACCACATCAGGCCTCTTGGTGAAGAAGATTGGTGCACCCAGTTCAAGCAAATGGTCTCTTGTCTCCAAGAggttccagaaaaaaaatgttgtttgtGATGAGGAACAGTTGCAAGCACTAGAGCGTGAAATTGGAGATCTTGAGAATGGAGCTGAGTTCCTCTTCAGGAGATTGATCCAGACCAGGGTCTCTCTGCTGAACATCCTTAGCTCCTAGACTCTCTTGTTGCTCTTTGGTGCTTGTGATTGGCATCTACATTTTAGAGGATCTGTCAATCTTCTAAGACATTTTATGTTAGGATAGCACACCAATTGTATatagtttgatcaaattaaagaaaaaaagttttGACCATGTTCTTGTTGTCAAAGTCCCTTTGTGCATGCTCCCATGCTCTTATTCCTCTTGCTCATTTTGCTGAATAGTGTGTCAAATCATTACAGCCTTATTCTAAAAGTGGCCAATTATTACTTGGTGGTTTGTATCTGAATTGGTCTTGATACCTCACAATTATTAATATTTCAGTTAGCTCATCATGTGTGTCTAACAACTGGTTATGAACTAACTTGTTATAAAATCCATTTAGTAGAAACTCATCATACCCAAATTTTGCACAGGAAAGAATAACATATTAATACATGTCGAACAACAAGTCTTAAGAGCATGTTGCCAACAATTTTGATCCTTGTAAATAGAGCAGAGACAGTAATGGTAACTTATTTGGTTCAGCTTATGGTAAATTTCTGCAATGCACATGAAGCCATCTTACAGCTGCGTTAATGAGTTCCTGTTTCAGATGGTCAAGAATACTGATCCTTTTGTGATGGATCTTGTTGCAGGAGGATAAAACATGCCAGCAAGGAAGCAACATGCAACATAGATGTTGAGTTCATACTTTATTTTGATGGTATCTGTACAAATACAAGCATTGAGCACGTTTCTGGAGGTTAAGTCAGCTCTTTAATATTGTTCCCTTGGGATTCTTGCTCCCTCAACCTTCAGCCAAAAAACTAACTTGAACACCAGTGCAGTCAGTGCTGTCCATAATAATTGAAAGGTGACAGATTGACAATTCTAATAATAAATATTGCCACCATATGTTAACTATTGAGCAACCGTGCATTGCCAGCATGTGAAACATGACTTTAGGTCCTAtggtaaaatatatatatatttagaagcATATTATTACACATGGTACCTTCAAACATCATGGTCCAGGATACATTCTGTATTGTCATATATTTTATTGTTCTGTTTAATTATGTCATGAATTTTGCTTGACAGGAAAACCATTTGCATATGAATCTTCAGTGGCATATTTAACTGTTTAACTCCAGAAACCAAGAATCTTCTTCTGAgaatagacaaaaaaaatttaggtgGTTGTTATTCACAGTGCAAGTTGTTCTTACTGACAAAATAACCAGCATTGTAGTTGTCTTTGTAACTGTGTTATCTGACAAATAGTTCATGTGTTCATAATTTTTTCCTGAAACAGATGACATGAGCTCTATCTTCCAGTAAAGAGAGGAACATGGATTCAAAGTTACACCGATCTCATGATCTAATTTCATTTTATATTTTCAGTTTAGCCCAGTGGCAGACGCAAGAATTTTTCAGACCCCGGGCAAACCGAACAATGTTGGGTGTTTATTCTGCGAAAACATTCTTATGATAACTACAAAAGCCAATCAGGAGATCGCCCATGGTTTAGCCATCAACTGAAATCTGGATTCAGAAAACAATCAGATCATGATACGCACGAGCGGTGAGTGGTATTGGATGATTGGATCATGTTGCTGGTAGGAGAGACATGCTAACAGTGAGCTGCATAAAGATCTAGATGCAGGTACAACTACAAGAAGTTGCAACCAAATTGACAGATTGTTACAAGATGAGAGTCAGCTGCTGCTTCAACGAACATCACGGTCAGTTGCATGACTGGTTCTCCAGATCTTCCGGTTGAGCTAAGCACTCGTGCAGATGCTTTTGTCACCAACAGCTGAGACATCACATGGTCACATCAAGCTCACTTGTTGATGTCTCTGCACTGGAATTAAAGAACATAACTATGTCCTGGAGACAGATGATTACACCGCGTTTAGCAGAAAACTTGCTTCATTGTCAGTTGACAGCGAATGCTAGAGCAATGGTAGCTGAGATGACATTCTCAATGCCATTCCCTCTGGTTCTCGAGTATAAATAGAGTGAGCTGCAAATGGTTGATCACAAAAGAAAGTGTcaagctcttctcttctcttccattTCTGACAGAAGAACACATCTTGGCATCCAACATCACAAGCATGGCTTCCCATCAAAGGTCTGCAAGTCTGCCATCCAGGCTTCACTCCACTGAATCCAATGTGGAAGAAGAGCTTCATGGCTTGAGATCATGCATCTCTTCACCTTCCGCGACAATCGGCACGATGTGCGATGGTCTGAGG harbors:
- the LOC9271401 gene encoding uncharacterized protein gives rise to the protein MACHQRSSSLPSGPHSTVAKVEEELQGLKAHISSPSVTVAAICDGLRKLGDVYNSIEGIMCLPSNQVGLSLPQQKQMVEEELDRSLVLIDLCNSMQENLSELKMSILELQLVLKRGDHAAIQLKFESFVRIARKAQKPFKKTGSKATAECCNLVRIMAEAREMAVSLLDTTSGLLVKKIGAPSSSKWSLVSKRFQKKNVVCDEEQLQALEREIGDLENGAEFLFRRLIQTRVSLLNILSS